From Penaeus monodon isolate SGIC_2016 chromosome 6, NSTDA_Pmon_1, whole genome shotgun sequence, the proteins below share one genomic window:
- the LOC119574215 gene encoding pinin-like, translated as MKHGYASLTYGPESKMAPGVTGTSLVDAIETEIERAKQDLKGVDENLRKLTGRDFNDPNQRGEQRRVRLSSGGRDEEPPAKRRPPGGVFARLGGVVQDQQHVDHRGKPRDFRGEHRPTPDLRGDLRAEIHGDMRGRRVQEVAEEDEKMPKPSLPSSVARPQADMKSRTEAAAELTKDRASRDRNRRMFGALLGTLKRFKNDEAKQKDKEEQRAAIERKLEEKGRVEKEELRRERLELINQRQERKAQIKRLTVKMARVKEHEQWEAHQMKLTRFIRTKSTPSIFWIPRTHNAKTTSLVRASHDNIMKELEEDRLRMKEELEEILGSRAEDDQGEMGRDGAEGGEEEEEETYVHRGVRSAVARQGEGGVSTSLDNCPDLLDYEAEEGELVYGEADLSGKDDDDTERMVVQVDGRGEGARKVEIVASQSEEGTSGLERESKGNDSEKENEGKPRDGSRERERDRHNREKEKSREGERDRKNKERGKEKDRIREKDRDREMERDKGKDRIGGRDKERERDKSKEKSRDTAEREKNRDTGKNREVQTLYNKETELEATVVHVKIEKDDDDESGPKASEAALKKVKEEKPDKAPTSTADKTDVDEASVPTEMPPLPPASILPQPPATTAPPSPPPAGPAPSEEEQQEGQTEEPERMEESSSHNKDDEPSALSRSPTSGKDPPPTESKNTQDKNDKEGEAEVGKKSSSKSRHSRDEKAKAQKAQKKLEKRKKKKAGEEKKKKKKGDDSGSSDNSSSEDSSSDSSSDSSDSGSSDSESSSSSSGSSSGSSSDSESDSSSTTSSGSDSESDQERRKRKVRRRGRESRSGESSSDSEGEGGEKKSRKTSKKKDPSEHGKGVNVKIKEEPQSDEEKGKRDAKEKGKDKDTKGKEKEGLKVKEGDKERERDAVRRREREKERERERDKDKKNVRSKSKERKRERSRSRERRRDRSRSRDKERKSDRKDRR; from the exons ATGAAACACGGTTACGCGAGCCTGACCTACGGCCCAGAGAGCAAGATGGCGCCGGGCGTGACGGGAACCTCGCTCGTCGACGCCATAGAAACGGAAATAGAGAGGGCGAAGCAGGACCTGAAAGGCGTCGATGAGAACTTGAGGAAGTTAACAGGCAGGGATTTTAATGACCCGAA CCAGCGTGGAGAGCAGCGGAGAGTACGCCTATCCTCTGGTGGGAGAGATGAAGAGCCCCCAGCCAAGCGAAGACCCCCAGGGGGGGTCTTTGCCAG GCTGGGAGGTGTGGTGCAAGATCAGCAGCATGTTGACCACAGAGGGAAGCCCCGAGATTTTCGCGGGGAGCACCGTCCCACTCCAGACTTGAGGGGAGACTTGCGGGCGGAAATCCATGGGGATATGCGAGGCAGACGAGTGCAGGAAGTGgctgaggaggatgagaagatgcCTAAG CCATCTCTGCCTTCGTCTGTGGCTCGCCCTCAGGCTGACATGAAGTCCCGCACAGAAGCTGCAGCAGAGCTTACCAAGGATAGAGCTTCTCGGgacag GAACCGCCGCATGTTTGGTGCTCTACTTGGTACTCTCAAGAGATTCAAGAATGATGAAGCAAAGCAGAAAGATAAG GAAGAACAACGTGCTGCCATTGAGAGGAAGCTGGAAGAAAAGGGTCGTGTGGAAAAGGAAGAGCTGCGCCGAGAGCGATTAGAGCTGATCAACCAGAGGCAGGAGAGGAAGGCACAGATCAAACGTCTCACTGTTAAGATGGCCCGTGTGAAGGAG CATGAGCAGTGGGAGGCACACCAGATGAAATTAACCAGATTCATAAGAACCAAGTCGACGCCCTCCATCTTTTGGATCCCTCGAACCCACAATGCCAAGACCACTAGCCTCGTGCGAGCCTCACACGATAACATCATGA aGGAACTCGAAGAGGACCGTCTCCGGATGAAGGAAGAGCTGGAGGAGATACTAGGGTCACGTGCGGAGGATGATCAGGGCGAGATGGGCAGGGATGgcgcagaggggggggaggaggaggaggaggagacctaCGTGCACAGGGGGGTCCGCTCAGCCGTCGccaggcagggggaggggggtgtcagTACCTCTCTTGATAACTGTCCTG ATTTGTTAGATTACGAGGCTGAGGAGGGAGAGCTAGTATATGGTGAGGCAGACCTGTCAGGTAAGGATGATGACGACACTGAGCGTATGGTAGTCCAGGTCGACGGCAGGGGAGAAGGTGCTCGAAAGGTAGAAATTGTAGCTAGCCAGTCAGAGGAAGGAACAtcaggtttagagagagagagtaagggcaATGATagtgagaaggagaatgaaggtaAACCAAGGGatgggagcagggagagagagagggataggcacaatagggagaaagaaaagagtagggaaggggagagggataggaagaacaaggaaaggggtaaagagaaagatagaattagagagaaggatagagatagggagatggaaagagataaagggaaagaccGGATTGGtgggagggacaaggagagggagagggataagtcaaaggagaagagcagagatacagcagagagggaaaagaacagGGACACAGGCAAGAACAGAGAAGTACAGACCCTCTACAATAAAGAGACGGAGCTAGAGGCCACTGTTGTGCATGTCAAAATAGAGAAAGACGACGATGATGAATCAGGGCCCAAGGCCTCTGAGGCTGCACTCAAGAAAGTCAAGGAGGAGAAACCTGACAAGGCACCCACAAGCACAGCTGACAAGACTGATGTGGATGAGGCTTCCGTCCCCACCGAAATGCCCCCCTTACCTCCAGCATCCATATTGCCACAGCCTCCAGCCACTACtgctccaccttcccctccccctgcagGTCCTGCACCTAGTGAGGAGGAGCAACAGGAAGGCCAAACAGAAGAACctgagagaatggaggagagcaGCAGccacaataaagatgatgaaccATCCGCCTTGTCCCGCAGTCCAACAAGTGGGAAAGATCCACCTCCCACAGAGAGCAAAAACACACAGGATAAGAATGACAAGGAAGGGGAAGCAGAGGTAGGTAAAAAATCTTCATCCAAGTCCAGACATAGCAGGGATGAAAAGGCAAAAGCACAGAAAGCACAGAAGAAgcttgaaaaaaggaagaagaagaaagcaggtgaagaaaagaaaaagaagaaaaagggtgatGACTCGGGCTCATCTGACAATAGCAGTAGTGAAGACAGCAGTAGTGATAGTAGCAGCGATAGTAGTGATAGTGGTAGCTCAGATTCGGAGAGCTCGTCGTCCAGCTCTGGGTCATCCTCTGGGTCTTCATCTGACTCGGAGAGCGACTCCAGCTCCACCACCAGCTCAGGCAGTGACTCTGAGTCAGaccaggagagaaggaagagaaaggtgaggCGGAGAGGACGGGAGTCAAGAAGTGGGGAAAGCAGTAGTGacagtgaaggagaggggggagagaagaagagcaggaaAACATCAAAGAAGAAGGACCCCTCAGAGCATGGGAAGGGAGTGAATGTAAAAATAAAGGAGGAGCCACAAAGCGATGAGGAAAAGGGCAAGAGAGATgcaaaagaaaagggtaaagataAAGAcacaaaagggaaggaaaaggagggctTGAAAGTtaaggaaggggataaggaaagggagagggatgcagttagacgaagggaaagagaaaaagagagggagagggagagagacaaggacaAAAAGAATGTTAGGAGCAAAagtaaggagaggaaaagggagaggagcagGAGTAGAGAACGTAGAAGAGACAGGAGTAGGAgcagggataaagagaggaaaagtgacAGGAAAGATAGGCGATAA